The genomic DNA AGTACTTGTACTCGGACATGGCAGTTCACTTCCCTATAATAAAGAGGTTGTGAATGCTGTGGCCGACATGATAGGAAAATGCAATGGAAATACGGTCGTTAAAACCGCATTTTTAAATATTGATACTCCGACCCTTCATGAAGGGCTGAAAAGTTTTGAAGGAACCGGAGTTAACAGGATTGTGGCACTGCCCTGTTTCCTGGCGCCGGGTGTTCACACCACAAAAGATATTCCGCGAGTTCTCGGGATCGAGGAAGGTGATAACAGGACCATGGTTCAACTCGGTGGAGCTGACATCGAACTTGTGTATGCAGAGCCGTTGGGTGCGGATCCGTGCATAGCAGGTATAGCCTGCAGAAGGATTGGAGATGCTCTTAATAATCAATCAGGTATGCCAGACTGGGCACAACTCTGGGAGCAGGGAATGCGGGAGTCCAGCTGGATGGATGATATTGCTCAGCAGGCAAACTCGGTCAACGAATACTGGGATGATCAATCGCCACGGTATAATCGTGGACATGATGCATACCGCTCCCCTGTTGTTGACAGGCTTGAGAAGTATATCGAGACAACGACTACTGTACTGGATATCGGCGCTGGAACAGGAGCACTTACGATACCTCTGGCTAAGAAAGTGAACAAGGTGGTGTCAATTGAACCGTCTGCAGGTATGCTGGATTATCTCAAGAATGCTGCTTCAAAGGAAAATCTGGATAACATCGAATTTATCAACAATACCTGGGAAGATGCAAAGATATCAGGACAATATGATATCGTTGTCTGCAGCCATGCTCTTTATTTTATAACTGATATGAAAAAATCGCTGCAGCGCATGATCGACGCAACAGGAAAGTATCTGTTTTTGATGATCGGAGTACATGAGAGTAACGATAGATACGGGGATATCTGGAAGATCATCAAAGGAACTTCATATAAACCCGGTCCGGATTACA from Methanosarcinales archaeon includes the following:
- the cfbA gene encoding sirohydrochlorin nickelochelatase — encoded protein: MMENNTGVLVLGHGSSLPYNKEVVNAVADMIGKCNGNTVVKTAFLNIDTPTLHEGLKSFEGTGVNRIVALPCFLAPGVHTTKDIPRVLGIEEGDNRTMVQLGGADIELVYAEPLGADPCIAGIACRRIGDALNNQSGMPDWAQLWEQGMRESSWMDDIAQQANSVNEYWDDQSPRYNRGHDAYRSPVVDRLEKYIETTTTVLDIGAGTGALTIPLAKKVNKVVSIEPSAGMLDYLKNAASKENLDNIEFINNTWEDAKISGQYDIVVCSHALYFITDMKKSLQRMIDATGKYLFLMIGVHESNDRYGDIWKIIKGTSYKPGPDYINIYNLLREMGWYPEVQIITTTMECADLDEAVKLATSHFDESDILAKKDAIRSYISQFIQQESDGMFRWKDSFKSALIVVNKNV